A single region of the Pontibacter kalidii genome encodes:
- a CDS encoding T9SS type A sorting domain-containing protein produces the protein MIRIFTIISLLFLSYTSTTAQDPAGFLSVRELTALPVTKDTGETPQSKAWAYGGHYWAVLPDATGTHLWRLEGDGWVKHLKLSDILFKADCKVDGNLAHILLFRGRDIISMASLEYVSGAGTYKFWSKRSENVDINIGKEAYTATIEVDSKGRMWLASDAETSIDIRWSDIPYTTWSEPVSLASGVTNDDQSAIVKIRDKIGVMWTDLNKKRYGFKTHADGADPTAWSEEEIPSSQSALDLGGGMVSNSINLASTSDGTLYAAIKTSFNTPGHPRLALLVRRPSGNWDDLYSVSGSGDRPVVILNEEAQLIRVVYNTSRANNNDIVYKQSPMSGVTFTPEQLLLKGPYTDISSTKDTFTEGVVILASNETHTAGVIAFDKLPEEDCCDWTLYPNPFNDITSLYFKTTATEKYNLTIYSSTGEQLTSLSGDTKAGEVNRIEIDGEKFASGLYMVRLQTKAQNRVFKVIISK, from the coding sequence CGGAGAAACACCGCAATCCAAGGCTTGGGCATATGGTGGCCATTACTGGGCTGTGCTACCGGATGCCACCGGCACGCATCTTTGGCGGCTTGAGGGGGATGGTTGGGTAAAGCACCTTAAGCTTTCGGATATACTTTTCAAAGCCGATTGTAAGGTAGACGGCAACCTGGCGCATATATTACTTTTCAGGGGGCGGGATATTATCAGCATGGCCTCACTGGAATACGTCTCAGGGGCCGGCACCTATAAGTTCTGGTCGAAAAGATCGGAGAACGTAGACATTAACATTGGCAAAGAGGCCTACACGGCGACGATTGAGGTTGACAGTAAGGGCAGGATGTGGCTTGCCTCAGATGCAGAGACAAGCATTGATATACGCTGGAGCGATATACCTTATACCACCTGGAGCGAACCTGTTAGCCTGGCAAGTGGTGTAACCAATGATGACCAATCTGCCATCGTCAAGATCCGGGACAAGATAGGCGTGATGTGGACAGATCTTAACAAAAAACGGTACGGATTCAAAACACATGCTGACGGCGCCGACCCCACTGCCTGGTCAGAAGAGGAAATCCCTTCTTCCCAATCAGCGCTTGACTTAGGGGGCGGCATGGTGAGCAACTCCATAAACCTGGCTTCCACCAGCGATGGCACCTTGTATGCCGCTATCAAAACAAGCTTTAACACACCAGGCCACCCAAGGCTGGCTTTACTCGTCAGGCGGCCGTCCGGCAACTGGGATGATCTCTACAGTGTCTCCGGCTCAGGCGACCGGCCAGTTGTTATCCTAAATGAGGAGGCCCAGCTAATCCGGGTGGTGTACAATACCTCCCGGGCAAATAACAATGATATCGTCTATAAGCAATCTCCTATGAGCGGGGTTACCTTTACGCCAGAGCAGCTTTTGCTCAAAGGCCCCTATACAGACATTTCGAGCACAAAAGATACCTTCACCGAAGGAGTCGTGATCCTGGCTTCGAATGAAACCCATACGGCTGGCGTGATCGCCTTTGATAAGTTACCGGAAGAGGACTGCTGTGACTGGACCTTGTATCCCAACCCCTTCAACGACATCACCTCGCTCTACTTTAAGACTACGGCAACCGAGAAGTATAACCTGACCATTTATAGCAGCACCGGCGAACAACTGACATCTTTATCAGGCGATACAAAAGCCGGAGAAGTAAACAGAATTGAAATCGATGGGGAAAAGTTTGCCTCAGGGCTTTATATGGTCAGGTTGCAGACCAAAGCGCAAAACAGAGTTTTTAAGGTGATCATAAGTAAATAA